The Natrinema saccharevitans genome includes the window CGAATCCGGACTTCGGCTCGTCGTTGATCAGATCGTGGCGCTGAAAGCGGACGTTCGTCCGAACGTCGTCGGCGATCCGGTAGCGTCGGCCGTCGACGTCGACGTACTGCCGATAGTCGTCGAGAAAGGAAAGTTGCTCGTCCAGATCGATCGTCCGCGACTCCTCGTAAACGCCCTCGCGGGCCGTCTCGAGCGCCGGCCGCGAGATGTCGGTCCCGAGGACGTAGACCGACGACTCGTCGATCTCGGGATCGTCGTGGGCGAGCATCGCGATCGAGTAGGGTTCGCGCCCGTCGGCACAGGCGGCGCTCCACACCCGGATCGGGCCGTTTCCCGAGAGCCGTCGGAGGACGGTCCGGATCCCCTCCCAGACGTCCGGGTTCCGAAAGAACCCCGTGACGTTGATGCTCAACGCCTCGAGCAACGCCTCCCGTTCGTTCGGGTCTCGCCGGAGCAACTCGAAGTACGACTCGTAGGAGTCACACTGGGTGCGTCGCATCCGGGAGGAGACGCGCCGGTCGAGATAGCTGTCGTTGTAGTGACTGGTAGCGAAGGAGAGTTCCTCCTCGACGAACGCCAGCAGTTCCGTGAACGTCTCCTCGTCGTCGTCGCCGGTGTCGTCGAGAGGGAGATCCAGATCCTCGGGATCGATCTCGCCGGCACCGTCGCCGATCACAGTTCCGTCACTCCGTTTTCGTCGTCGCCGTCGGAGGTCTTCACGACGAGGGTTCCGGTTCCGGGCGTGAACTCGACGGTGCGGCCGTGTTCGCCGCCGACGTCTTCGGCCTCGAGGGGGACGCCGAGTTTCTCGAGTTCCTCTTTGGCGGCGGCGATGTTGCGCTGGCCGACGCCGTCGCCGAAGCTTTCGAACTCGAACATGTCGCTGCCGCCGGCGATCTTAGCCTCGACGGCGGTGTAGTTGGCCCCCTGTTCGACCATTCGGCGCAGTAGCGCCCGGATGGCCGTGTCGGCGTACTTACCCGGTTTGCGGTCGCTGTTGTCGGCGGCGTCGCCGTCGGGCAACATGACGTGTGCCAAGCCGCCGATCGCCGATTGCGGGTCATACAGGGCGATCGCCAGACACGAGCCCAGCCCGTAGGATTTGAGCGTGTCGTCACCGTCGCTGACGACGAGTTCGGAGATGCCGACCTGGACCGGCGTCGGTGCGCCCGGTTCGGTACCGTAGGTCTTCATGTGGTATCGACTTCCTGGAACTCCGCCGTCGTCTTGGCGTCTTCGATCCGATCGACGTCCAGGTTGTTCAGCGCCCGCTCGAGGTCCGATTCGTCCGGGATTGCGTACACTTCACAGTCGAACTCGCGGCCGTCGGCCACGACGACCGTGTCGAA containing:
- a CDS encoding CheR family methyltransferase; this encodes MIGDGAGEIDPEDLDLPLDDTGDDDEETFTELLAFVEEELSFATSHYNDSYLDRRVSSRMRRTQCDSYESYFELLRRDPNEREALLEALSINVTGFFRNPDVWEGIRTVLRRLSGNGPIRVWSAACADGREPYSIAMLAHDDPEIDESSVYVLGTDISRPALETAREGVYEESRTIDLDEQLSFLDDYRQYVDVDGRRYRIADDVRTNVRFQRHDLINDEPKSGFDLVVCRNLFIYIDNAYKRSMLETIARSLRPSGYLVIGKAETIPPNLQSAFDVREARLRIYQREKPTATD
- a CDS encoding chemotaxis protein CheD, whose amino-acid sequence is MKTYGTEPGAPTPVQVGISELVVSDGDDTLKSYGLGSCLAIALYDPQSAIGGLAHVMLPDGDAADNSDRKPGKYADTAIRALLRRMVEQGANYTAVEAKIAGGSDMFEFESFGDGVGQRNIAAAKEELEKLGVPLEAEDVGGEHGRTVEFTPGTGTLVVKTSDGDDENGVTEL